One genomic segment of Amycolatopsis sp. Hca4 includes these proteins:
- a CDS encoding polynucleotide kinase-phosphatase — protein MKLTVPDMALVVLVGASGSGKSTFARTHFAPTQVLSSDFFRGLVADDENDQSASADAFDALHYVAAKRLAAGRTTVIDATNVQRASRASLVKLAKEHDVLPTAIVLDLPLRVCVDRNAGRPDRDFGEHVVRRQRGELQRSLKSLEREGFRRVHVLRSEAEVAAAEIVVEPLRNDKRELAGPFDVIGDVHGCAAELEELLAELGYVDGVHPAGRTAVFVGDLVDRGPDTPGVLRRVMAMASSGNALVVCGNHEQKLVRALHGRKVNVAHGLAESLEQLGAESEEFRRSVHEFCDGLIAHYVLDGGNLVVAHAGLPERYHGRASGRVRSMALYGDTTGETDEYGLPVRLPWARDYRGSAMVLYGHTPTLEPEWVNNTMCLDTGAVFGGKLTALRYPEREVVSVKALRVWYEPSRPLDAARPLGGREPAVLELADVTGKRIVQTAHHGRVGVSAEQSAAALEVMSRFAVDPRWLAYLPPTMAPCSTSAHGGYLEHPEEAFAEYRSAGVQSVLCEEKHMGSRAVVLVCRDEEVAYHRFGIRGGGAVYTRTGRPFFAAAQNNELLSDVRTAAEGLFEELNSGWLLLDAELLPWSAKAGSLIADQYASVGAAAEAVLPAAAAALTTAAARGIDVGDLLARTASRASTVDAYRKAYRRYCWPTEGLDGVRLAPFQLLASEGKAYHDRPHAWHLSMLDSLTGPRFQRTRTLKVDLLDDASVARGTSWWEELTEEGGEGMVVKPAANLTRGTRGLVQPGVKVRGREYLRIIYGPDYTQPENLERLRKRGLNRKRMLALREYALGLEALERVARGEPLWRVHECVFAVLALESDPVDPRL, from the coding sequence GTGAAGCTGACCGTCCCCGACATGGCGCTCGTCGTGCTCGTCGGTGCTTCCGGCTCCGGCAAGTCGACCTTCGCGCGCACGCACTTCGCGCCGACGCAGGTGCTCTCCAGCGACTTCTTCCGCGGGCTCGTCGCCGACGACGAGAACGACCAATCGGCCAGCGCCGACGCCTTCGACGCGCTGCACTACGTCGCGGCGAAGCGGCTCGCGGCCGGCCGGACGACCGTCATCGACGCGACGAACGTCCAGCGCGCTTCGCGGGCCAGCCTGGTGAAACTCGCGAAGGAGCACGACGTGCTGCCGACGGCGATCGTGCTGGACCTGCCGCTGCGCGTCTGCGTCGACCGCAACGCCGGGCGGCCGGACCGCGACTTCGGCGAGCACGTCGTCCGGCGGCAGCGCGGCGAGCTGCAGCGGTCGCTGAAGTCGCTGGAGCGCGAGGGCTTCCGGCGCGTGCACGTGCTGCGGTCCGAAGCCGAGGTGGCCGCGGCCGAGATCGTGGTCGAGCCGCTGCGCAACGACAAGCGTGAGCTGGCCGGGCCGTTCGATGTGATCGGCGACGTCCACGGCTGCGCGGCCGAGCTCGAGGAGCTGCTGGCCGAGCTGGGGTACGTCGACGGCGTGCACCCGGCCGGGCGGACCGCGGTGTTCGTCGGCGACCTCGTCGACCGCGGCCCGGACACCCCGGGCGTGCTCCGGCGCGTGATGGCGATGGCGTCGTCCGGCAACGCGCTCGTCGTGTGCGGCAACCACGAGCAGAAATTGGTGCGTGCGCTGCACGGGCGGAAGGTCAACGTCGCGCACGGCCTGGCCGAGTCGCTGGAGCAGCTCGGCGCGGAAAGCGAGGAGTTCCGCCGCAGCGTCCACGAGTTCTGCGACGGGCTGATCGCGCACTACGTCCTCGACGGCGGCAACCTCGTCGTCGCGCACGCGGGGCTGCCCGAGCGCTACCACGGACGCGCGTCCGGGCGGGTCCGCAGCATGGCGCTGTACGGCGACACGACCGGCGAGACGGACGAGTACGGCCTGCCGGTGCGGCTCCCGTGGGCCCGCGACTACCGAGGCTCGGCGATGGTCCTCTACGGGCACACGCCGACGCTGGAGCCGGAGTGGGTCAACAACACGATGTGCCTCGACACGGGTGCGGTGTTCGGCGGGAAGCTGACGGCGTTGCGGTATCCGGAGCGCGAAGTCGTCTCGGTGAAGGCGCTCCGGGTCTGGTACGAGCCGTCCCGTCCGCTGGACGCGGCACGGCCGCTGGGCGGCCGCGAGCCGGCGGTGCTGGAGCTGGCCGACGTCACCGGAAAGCGGATCGTGCAGACGGCGCACCACGGCCGCGTCGGCGTCTCGGCGGAGCAGTCGGCGGCGGCGCTGGAGGTGATGAGCCGGTTCGCGGTCGACCCGCGCTGGCTGGCGTACCTCCCGCCGACGATGGCCCCGTGCTCGACATCGGCCCACGGCGGCTACCTGGAGCACCCCGAGGAGGCGTTCGCCGAGTACCGGTCGGCCGGGGTCCAGTCCGTGCTGTGCGAAGAGAAGCACATGGGTTCCCGTGCGGTGGTGCTGGTCTGCCGCGACGAGGAGGTGGCGTACCACCGTTTCGGAATCCGTGGCGGCGGCGCGGTGTACACCCGGACCGGCCGCCCGTTCTTCGCGGCCGCGCAGAACAACGAGCTCCTGTCCGACGTACGCACGGCGGCAGAGGGCCTGTTCGAAGAGCTGAACTCGGGCTGGCTGCTGCTCGACGCCGAGCTACTGCCGTGGAGCGCAAAGGCGGGTTCCCTGATCGCGGACCAGTACGCATCGGTGGGAGCGGCCGCCGAAGCGGTCCTGCCCGCGGCGGCGGCAGCATTGACGACGGCGGCCGCCCGCGGCATCGACGTGGGCGACCTGCTGGCCCGAACGGCGTCTCGTGCATCCACAGTGGACGCCTACCGGAAGGCGTACCGCCGCTACTGCTGGCCGACCGAAGGCCTGGACGGCGTCCGCCTGGCACCGTTCCAGCTGCTGGCCTCGGAAGGAAAGGCCTACCACGACCGCCCGCACGCGTGGCACCTGTCGATGCTCGACAGCCTCACAGGCCCCCGCTTCCAGCGCACCCGGACCCTGAAGGTCGACCTCCTGGACGACGCATCGGTGGCCCGGGGAACCTCCTGGTGGGAGGAACTGACGGAAGAGGGCGGCGAGGGAATGGTGGTCAAGCCGGCAGCCAACCTGACCCGCGGAACCCGAGGGCTGGTCCAGCCCGGGGTGAAGGTCCGAGGACGCGAGTACCTGCGCATCATCTACGGCCCGGACTACACACAGCCGGAGAACCTGGAGCGGTTGCGCAAGCGAGGCCTGAACAGAAAGCGGATGTTGGCACTCAGGGAGTACGCACTGGGCTTGGAGGCACTGGAGCGCGTAGCGCGAGGAGAGCCACTGTGGCGGGTACACGAGTGCGTGTTCGCCGTGCTCGCACTGGAATCGGACCCGGTGGACCCCAGACTCTGA
- a CDS encoding 3' terminal RNA ribose 2'-O-methyltransferase Hen1, whose protein sequence is MLLTITTTRNPATDLGFLLHKHPEKAQSVALSAGTAHVFYPEAAPDRCTAALFVEIDPVGLVRGGGTSLTQYVNDRPYAGGSYLAVALRAAFTTALAGRCTARPELVDEPFDLELRLPSLSARGGAEVVHKLFEPLGWRVSATSIPLDPQFPQWGESRYVDLTLTGTQRVADALRHLYVLLPALDGDKHYWVGQDEADKLLRAGDGWLAGHPERTLITNRYLERRRPVVAYALSRLAEADDVPAEAEALVTEVAEVTDKPQSLASQRHGSVLAALRAAGARRVLDLGCGSGALLRVLAKERSFTEIVGVDVSSSALSIAEKRLKEGSRVTLRQSALTYADPALAGYDAAVLMEVVEHVDEERLPALEHAVFGVAAPRTVLVTTPNAEYNRLFEFLPTGHFRHADHRFEWTRAEFRAWADGVATRRGYDVRYLPIGPEDQESGPPTQLAVFTTQKEVAA, encoded by the coding sequence GTGTTGCTGACCATCACGACGACCCGGAACCCGGCCACCGATCTGGGCTTCCTCCTGCACAAGCACCCGGAGAAGGCGCAGTCGGTCGCGCTGTCGGCCGGCACCGCGCACGTCTTCTACCCGGAGGCGGCGCCGGACCGCTGCACGGCCGCGTTGTTCGTCGAAATCGACCCGGTCGGGCTCGTCCGCGGGGGCGGGACGTCGCTGACCCAGTACGTCAACGACCGGCCGTACGCCGGGGGCTCCTACCTCGCGGTCGCGCTGCGGGCCGCGTTCACGACCGCGCTCGCGGGCCGGTGCACCGCGCGGCCCGAACTGGTCGACGAGCCCTTCGACCTGGAGCTCCGCCTGCCGTCGCTGTCCGCTCGCGGCGGGGCCGAGGTCGTGCACAAGCTGTTCGAGCCGCTCGGCTGGCGCGTTTCGGCGACGTCGATCCCGCTCGACCCGCAGTTCCCGCAGTGGGGCGAAAGCCGCTATGTCGACTTGACGCTCACCGGCACCCAGCGCGTCGCCGACGCCTTGCGCCACCTCTACGTGCTGCTGCCTGCCCTCGACGGCGACAAGCACTACTGGGTCGGCCAGGACGAGGCCGACAAGCTGCTGCGCGCCGGCGACGGCTGGCTCGCCGGGCACCCCGAGCGCACGCTCATCACGAACCGCTACCTCGAGCGGCGCCGCCCGGTCGTGGCGTACGCGCTTTCGCGGCTGGCCGAAGCGGACGACGTCCCGGCGGAGGCGGAAGCACTGGTCACGGAGGTCGCAGAGGTCACAGACAAGCCGCAGAGCCTCGCTTCACAGCGCCACGGCAGCGTGCTCGCCGCGCTGCGGGCCGCGGGCGCCCGGCGGGTGCTGGACCTCGGCTGCGGCTCCGGCGCGCTGCTGCGCGTGCTCGCGAAGGAGCGGTCGTTCACCGAGATCGTCGGTGTGGACGTGTCGAGCAGTGCGTTGAGTATCGCCGAAAAGCGGCTGAAGGAGGGCTCCCGCGTCACGCTGCGGCAGTCCGCGCTGACCTACGCGGACCCGGCGCTGGCCGGGTACGACGCCGCCGTGCTGATGGAGGTCGTCGAACACGTCGACGAAGAGCGGCTGCCTGCCCTCGAACACGCGGTGTTCGGGGTCGCGGCGCCGCGCACGGTGCTCGTCACGACGCCCAACGCGGAGTACAACCGGCTGTTCGAGTTCCTGCCAACGGGGCATTTCCGGCACGCCGACCACCGGTTCGAATGGACCCGAGCCGAGTTCCGCGCCTGGGCGGACGGCGTCGCGACCCGGCGCGGCTACGACGTCCGGTACCTGCCGATCGGACCGGAGGACCAGGAATCGGGACCGCCGACCCAACTGGCGGTCTTCACCACCCAAAAGGAGGTGGCCGCGTGA
- a CDS encoding RICIN domain-containing protein has protein sequence MPPRPPTPPGHDRPGRHRGRRLFQRRGFWAAVVLSVVTGSVVVVSTASADTVDPKSWYVLVNRNSGQALDGFGYARNDGAAVVQWGRYDGTNQQWRFIDAGDGYYRLQNRNSGNVLDDFRWSKTAGSAMVQWHDLNGANQQFRLEKSPDGQVRLINRFSGMALEVQAGSRTAGARVTQFWDWGGANQQWQLVPAGSVGSTAPPTTATTPRTSVTTTSRPPGSSRPPATSTAPATTAAASTTRFMGGNTLLIGGSMNDASATAAPFDVRYNYVHSQPAPSSDYYTAARCKAEWSSWWGCWTGETTAPGFYVTWGDQHVAQATYQGKARPQKYLWTWYSLRDLGDAAGQGDGPGEVVAINRTDLLTRYLNDYRFFLQKIGTSHDLIDLEPDFWGYVRSLGSPHQVPAQVKAANPADCGTQENSAAGLAACLVAMAHKYAPNAGAGLHLTCWDWENDVQKCVKDYAELGAKNADFLVTDVSDRDAGWYAKPANGGRNTFWTDQQAAATLKFYKTMAESTGKPVVLWQVPVGNMRQNNTLNHYQDDKVDWFFSHLDQVADAHVAAILFGAGQQEQTTVETDGGNLIGKTIAYRNSGGTPLR, from the coding sequence ATGCCCCCTCGCCCACCCACGCCGCCCGGCCACGACCGTCCGGGACGGCACCGCGGCCGCCGGCTGTTCCAGCGCCGGGGTTTCTGGGCGGCCGTCGTCCTGTCCGTCGTGACCGGTTCCGTGGTCGTGGTCAGCACGGCCTCGGCGGACACCGTCGACCCGAAGTCCTGGTACGTCCTGGTCAACCGCAACAGCGGCCAGGCACTGGACGGCTTCGGCTACGCCAGGAACGACGGCGCCGCGGTGGTCCAGTGGGGCCGGTACGACGGGACCAACCAGCAGTGGCGGTTCATCGACGCGGGTGACGGCTACTACCGGCTGCAGAACCGCAACTCCGGCAACGTGCTGGACGACTTCCGCTGGTCGAAGACCGCAGGCTCGGCCATGGTGCAGTGGCACGACCTGAACGGCGCCAACCAGCAGTTCCGCCTGGAGAAGTCGCCGGACGGCCAGGTGCGCCTGATCAACCGGTTCAGCGGGATGGCCCTCGAGGTCCAGGCCGGGTCCAGGACCGCCGGGGCCCGCGTCACCCAGTTCTGGGACTGGGGCGGCGCCAACCAGCAGTGGCAGCTCGTCCCGGCCGGCAGCGTCGGCAGCACCGCCCCGCCCACGACGGCCACCACCCCGCGCACCAGCGTGACGACGACGAGCCGGCCCCCGGGCAGCTCCCGCCCGCCGGCGACCTCGACGGCGCCGGCCACCACCGCCGCTGCTTCCACGACCCGGTTCATGGGCGGCAACACGCTGCTCATCGGCGGCTCGATGAACGACGCCTCGGCGACGGCCGCGCCGTTCGACGTCCGCTACAACTACGTGCACAGCCAGCCGGCGCCGTCATCGGACTACTACACGGCGGCCCGCTGCAAGGCCGAGTGGTCGAGCTGGTGGGGCTGCTGGACCGGCGAAACCACCGCGCCCGGCTTCTACGTGACCTGGGGCGACCAGCACGTGGCCCAGGCCACCTACCAGGGCAAGGCGCGCCCGCAGAAGTACCTCTGGACCTGGTACTCGCTGCGCGACCTCGGGGACGCGGCCGGCCAGGGCGACGGCCCCGGCGAAGTCGTCGCCATCAACCGGACCGACCTGCTCACCCGGTACCTGAACGACTACCGCTTCTTCCTCCAGAAGATCGGCACCTCGCACGACCTGATCGACCTCGAGCCCGACTTCTGGGGCTACGTCCGCTCCCTCGGCAGCCCGCACCAGGTTCCCGCGCAGGTCAAGGCCGCGAACCCGGCGGACTGCGGAACGCAGGAGAACAGCGCGGCCGGGCTGGCCGCCTGCCTGGTCGCGATGGCGCACAAGTACGCGCCGAACGCGGGCGCCGGCCTGCACCTCACCTGCTGGGACTGGGAGAACGACGTCCAGAAGTGCGTGAAGGACTACGCGGAACTGGGCGCGAAGAACGCCGACTTCCTGGTCACCGACGTGTCGGACCGCGACGCCGGCTGGTACGCGAAGCCGGCGAACGGCGGCCGGAACACGTTCTGGACCGACCAGCAGGCCGCGGCCACGCTGAAGTTCTACAAGACCATGGCCGAGTCGACGGGCAAGCCGGTGGTCCTGTGGCAGGTCCCGGTGGGCAACATGAGGCAGAACAACACCCTCAACCACTACCAGGACGACAAGGTCGACTGGTTCTTCTCGCACCTGGACCAGGTGGCGGACGCGCACGTCGCCGCCATCCTGTTCGGCGCGGGACAACAGGAACAGACCACGGTCGAGACCGACGGCGGAAACCTGATCGGCAAGACGATCGCCTACCGCAACTCGGGCGGGACACCGCTCAGGTAG
- a CDS encoding thioredoxin domain-containing protein gives MNRLAHATSPYLLQHADNPVDWWPWGPDALAEAKRRNVPILLSVGYAACHWCHVMAHESFEDAGTAALMNGNFVNIKVDREERPDIDAVYMAATQAMTGQGGWPMTCFLTPDGEPFHCGTYYPPSPRPGMPSFRQLLAAVTEAWQERPDELLDGAKQIVAHLAEQTGPLQESVVDEAVLAGAVGKLEQEADSVNGGFGRAPKFPPSMVLEFLLRHHERTGSSVALSLVDKTAEAMARGGLYDQLAGGFARYSVDAEWIVPHFEKMLYDNALLLRFYAHLWRRTGSATALRVATGTAEFLFESLRTPEGGFASSLDADTEGVEGLTYVWTPEQLREVVGDDSAAELFGVTPEGTFEEGASTLRLFGDLPEPVRVKLLEARAKRPQPGRDDKVIASWNGLAITALAEAGVALDRPQWIEWAVSAAELLLRVHVVGGRLRRSSRDGVAGESAGVLEDYACVADGLLALHQATGSAKWLTEATRLLDLALAHFADPDVPGAYFDTADDAETLVQRPADPGDNASPSGASALAGALLTASALAGHESAGRYREAAEQALRRAGVLAGRVPRFAGHWLSVAEAAHAGPVQVAVAGADPALRLAAARGVHGGGIVLAGEPDAPGVPLLADRPLVAGAPAAYVCRGYVCDRPVTSVEELTARL, from the coding sequence ATGAACCGCCTCGCGCACGCGACCAGCCCGTACCTGCTCCAGCACGCGGACAACCCGGTCGACTGGTGGCCGTGGGGGCCGGACGCGCTCGCCGAGGCGAAACGGCGGAACGTGCCGATCCTGCTGTCGGTCGGGTACGCCGCCTGCCACTGGTGCCACGTCATGGCGCACGAGTCGTTCGAGGACGCCGGGACCGCGGCGCTGATGAACGGGAACTTCGTCAACATCAAGGTCGACCGCGAGGAGCGGCCCGACATCGACGCGGTGTACATGGCCGCCACCCAGGCGATGACCGGCCAGGGCGGCTGGCCGATGACGTGCTTCCTGACCCCGGACGGCGAGCCGTTCCACTGCGGCACCTACTACCCGCCGTCGCCGCGGCCGGGGATGCCGTCGTTCCGGCAGCTGCTGGCCGCCGTCACCGAGGCGTGGCAGGAGCGGCCGGACGAGCTGCTCGACGGCGCCAAGCAGATCGTCGCCCACCTCGCCGAGCAGACCGGGCCGCTGCAGGAGTCCGTCGTGGACGAAGCGGTGCTCGCCGGGGCGGTCGGCAAGCTCGAGCAGGAGGCGGACAGCGTCAACGGCGGGTTCGGCCGCGCGCCGAAGTTCCCGCCGTCGATGGTCCTGGAGTTCCTGCTGCGCCACCACGAGCGCACGGGTTCTTCGGTCGCACTGTCTCTTGTGGACAAAACGGCCGAGGCGATGGCCCGCGGCGGCCTGTACGACCAGCTGGCCGGCGGCTTCGCGCGCTACTCCGTCGACGCCGAGTGGATCGTGCCCCACTTCGAGAAGATGTTGTACGACAACGCGTTGCTCCTGCGCTTCTACGCGCACCTGTGGCGGCGCACCGGCTCGGCGACGGCGTTGCGCGTCGCCACCGGAACGGCGGAGTTCCTCTTCGAGAGCTTGCGGACGCCGGAAGGGGGCTTCGCGTCTTCGCTCGACGCGGACACCGAAGGCGTCGAAGGCCTGACGTACGTCTGGACGCCGGAGCAGCTGCGTGAGGTGGTCGGTGACGACTCCGCGGCCGAGCTGTTCGGCGTCACTCCCGAAGGCACCTTCGAGGAGGGGGCCTCGACGTTGCGCCTGTTCGGCGACCTGCCCGAGCCGGTGCGCGTCAAGCTGCTGGAGGCGCGCGCGAAGCGGCCGCAGCCGGGCCGGGACGACAAGGTGATCGCGTCCTGGAACGGCCTGGCGATCACGGCGCTGGCCGAGGCCGGGGTGGCCCTGGATCGTCCACAGTGGATCGAGTGGGCGGTGTCCGCGGCCGAGCTGCTGCTGCGGGTGCACGTCGTCGGCGGACGGCTGCGGCGCAGCTCGCGCGACGGCGTCGCCGGCGAGTCCGCGGGGGTGCTGGAGGACTACGCCTGCGTCGCCGACGGATTACTGGCCCTGCACCAGGCGACGGGGTCGGCGAAGTGGCTCACCGAAGCGACCCGGCTGCTCGACCTGGCGCTGGCGCACTTCGCGGACCCGGACGTCCCCGGCGCGTACTTCGACACGGCGGACGACGCCGAGACGCTGGTCCAGCGCCCGGCCGACCCGGGTGACAACGCGAGCCCGTCGGGGGCGTCCGCGCTGGCCGGGGCGTTGCTGACGGCGTCCGCGCTCGCGGGGCACGAGAGTGCCGGCCGCTACCGCGAGGCGGCCGAGCAGGCGCTGCGGCGGGCCGGGGTGCTGGCCGGGCGGGTACCGCGGTTCGCCGGGCACTGGCTGTCGGTGGCCGAGGCGGCCCACGCCGGCCCGGTGCAGGTCGCGGTGGCCGGGGCGGACCCGGCGCTGCGGCTGGCCGCGGCCCGTGGCGTGCACGGCGGCGGCATCGTGCTGGCCGGTGAGCCGGACGCACCGGGCGTCCCGCTGCTGGCCGACCGTCCGCTGGTCGCGGGCGCGCCGGCGGCGTACGTGTGCCGGGGGTACGTGTGCGACCGCCCGGTGACGTCGGTCGAGGAGCTCACCGCCCGGCTCTGA